A DNA window from Drosophila biarmipes strain raj3 chromosome 2R, RU_DBia_V1.1, whole genome shotgun sequence contains the following coding sequences:
- the LOC108023057 gene encoding trypsin delta, whose protein sequence is MLKFVILLSAVACALAGTVPEGLLPQLDGRIVGGTTTTISSFPWQISLQRSGSHSCGGSIYSSNIIVTAAHCLQSVSASVLQVRAGSSYWNSGGVTVSVASFKNHEGYNANTMVNDIAIVRLSSNLSFSSTIKAIGLASSNPANGAAATVSGWGTQSYGSSSIPSQLQYVNVNIVSQSNCASSTYGYGSQIKSTMICAYSSGKDACQGDSGGPLVSGGVLVGVVSWGYGCAYANYPGVYADVAALRSWVVSNA, encoded by the coding sequence ATGCTGAAGTTCGTGATCTTGTTGTCCGCAGTTGCCTGCGCCCTGGCTGGCACCGTCCCCGAGGGACTCCTGCCCCAGTTGGATGGTCGCATTGTCGgcggcaccaccaccaccatcagCAGCTTCCCCTGGCAGATCTCCCTGCAGCGCAGTGGCAGCCACTCCTGCGGAGGCTCCATCTACTCCAGCAACATCATCGTGACCGCCGCTCACTGCCTGCAGTCCGTGTCCGCCTCCGTCCTGCAGGTCCGCGCTGGATCCTCCTACTGGAACTCTGGTGGCGTCACCGTCTCCGTTGCCTCCTTCAAGAACCACGAGGGCTACAACGCCAACACCATGGTCAACGACATCGCCATCGTCAGGCTGAGCAGCAACCTGAGCTTCAGCTCCACCATCAAGGCCATCGGTCTGGCTAGCTCCAACCCCGCCAACGGCGCTGCTGCCACCGTCTCCGGCTGGGGCACCCAGTCCTACGGATCCAGCTCCATCCCCTCCCAGCTGCAGTACGTGAACGTGAACATCGTCAGCCAGTCCAACTGCGCTTCCTCCACCTACGGATACGGCAGCCAGATCAAGAGCACCATGATCTGCGCCTACTCCAGCGGCAAGGATGCCTGCCAGGGTGACTCCGGCGGCCCTCTGGTCTCCGGTGGAGTCCTCGTTGGTGTCGTCTCCTGGGGATACGGTTGCGCTTACGCCAACTACCCCGGTGTCTACGCCGATGTCGCTGCTCTCCGCTCCTGGGTGGTCAGCAACGCCTAA
- the LOC108022410 gene encoding coiled-coil domain-containing protein 103-like isoform X1, whose amino-acid sequence MEGTLKEDWKITSEELIRLRESCLQCIRDGELYELRNDAKLRAVYSTQTYEEFKDIVDAAHLRPVSRSDKANAKTKNRLWNSAARD is encoded by the exons atggaGGGAACCTTAAAGGAGGATTGGAAGATAACGTCGGAGGAGCTCATCCGTCTGCGGGAGAGCTGCCTGCAGTGCATCCGTGATGGGGAACTCTACGAGCTGCGCAACGATGCCAAGCTGCGGGCTGTCTATAGCACCCAGACCTACGAGGAATTCAA GGACATAGTAGACGCAGCTCATCTTCGCCCAGTGTCCAGGAGCGATAAGGCCAACGCGAAGACGAAGAACCGCCTTTGGAACTCGGCCGCCCGAGATTGA
- the LOC108022410 gene encoding uncharacterized protein LOC108022410 isoform X2 yields the protein MEGTLKEDWKITSEELIRLRESCLQCIRDGELYELRNDAKLRAVYSTQTYEEFNRRSSSSPSVQER from the exons atggaGGGAACCTTAAAGGAGGATTGGAAGATAACGTCGGAGGAGCTCATCCGTCTGCGGGAGAGCTGCCTGCAGTGCATCCGTGATGGGGAACTCTACGAGCTGCGCAACGATGCCAAGCTGCGGGCTGTCTATAGCACCCAGACCTACGAGGAATTCAA TAGACGCAGCTCATCTTCGCCCAGTGTCCAGGAGCGATAA
- the LOC108022668 gene encoding trypsin beta, protein MLKFLILLSAVACALGGTIPEGLLPQLDGRIVGGQATTISSFPWQISLQRSGSHSCGGSIYSSNVIVTAAHCLQSVSASSLQIRAGSSYWSSGGVVAKVSYFKNHEGYNANTMVNDIAIIKLSSSLSFSSTIKAIGLASSNPANGAAASVSGWGTQSSGSSSIPSQLQYVNVNIVSQSKCASSSYSYGSQIKSSMICAAASGKDSCQGDSGGPLVSGGVLVGVVSWGYGCAASNYPGVYADVAALRSWVIKNA, encoded by the coding sequence ATGCTGAAGTTCCTGATCCTGTTGTCGGCCGTGGCCTGCGCCCTTGGTGGCACCATTCCCGAGGGTCTCCTGCCCCAGTTGGACGGCCGCATTGTCGGCGGCCAGGCCACCACCATCAGCAGCTTCCCCTGGCAGATCTCCCTGCAGCGCAGTGGCAGCCACTCCTGCGGAGGATCCATCTACTCCTCCAACGTGATCGTCACCGCCGCCCACTGCCTGCAATCCGTGTCCGCCTCGTCCCTGCAGATCCGTGCTGGATCCAGCTACTGGAGCTCCGGCGGCGTCGTCGCCAAGGTGTCCTACTTCAAGAACCACGAGGGCTACAACGCCAACACCATGGTCAACGACATCGCCATCATCAAGCTGAGCAGCTCCCTGAGCTTCAGCTCCACCATCAAGGCCATCGGTCTGGCTAGCTCCAACCCCGCCAACGGCGCTGCTGCCTCCGTCTCCGGCTGGGGCACTCAGTCCTCCGGCTCCAGCTCCATCCCCTCGCAGCTGCAGTACGTCAACGTGAACATCGTCAGCCAGAGCAAGTGCGCCTCCTCCAGCTACAGCTACGGTAGCCAGATCAAGAGCTCCATGATCTGCGCTGCTGCCAGCGGCAAGGATTCCTGCCAGGGTGACTCCGGCGGCCCTCTGGTCTCCGGCGGAGTCCTCGTCGGTGTCGTCTCCTGGGGATACGGCTGCGCTGCCAGCAACTACCCCGGTGTCTACGCCGATGTCGCTGCCCTCCGCTCCTGGGTGATCAAGAACGCCTAA
- the LOC108022667 gene encoding trypsin epsilon — protein MLKFAVLLSVLACALAGTIPDGLLPQLDGRIVGGYETSIEAHPYQVSLQRYGSHFCGGSIYSHDIIITAAHCLQSVDAKDLKVRVGSTYWRSGGSVHSVRAFRNHEGYNSRTMVNDIAIIRIESDLSFRSSIREIRIADSNPREGATAVVSGWGTTESGGSTIPDHLLAVDLEIVDVSRCRSSEFGYGRKIKDTMICAYAAHKDACQGDSGGPLVSGDRLVGVVSWGYGCGDVRYPGVYADVAHFHEWIERTADEV, from the coding sequence atgttgaaattcGCGGTACTCCTCTCCGTTCTGGCCTGCGCCTTGGCAGGCACCATTCCCGATGGCCTCCTTCCCCAGCTGGATGGTCGCATCGTCGGCGGCTATGAGACCAGCATCGAGGCCCATCCCTACCAGGTGTCCCTGCAGCGCTACGGCTCCCACTTCTGCGGTGGTTCCATCTACTCCCACGACATCATCATCACCGCTGCCCACTGTCTGCAGTCGGTCGATGCCAAGGATCTGAAGGTTCGCGTGGGCAGCACCTACTGGCGCTCCGGCGGCAGTGTGCACTCCGTCCGCGCCTTCCGCAACCACGAGGGCTACAACTCCCGCACCATGGTCAACGACATTGCCATCATCCGCATCGAGTCCGACCTGAGCTTCCGCTCCAGCATTCGCGAGATCCGCATCGCTGACTCCAACCCTCGTGAGGGCGCCACTGCTGTCGTTTCCGGATGGGGCACCACCGAGTCCGGCGGCTCCACCATTCCCGACCATCTGCTGGCCGTCGACCTGGAGATCGTCGATGTGTCGCGCTGCCGCTCCAGCGAGTTCGGCTACGGCAGGAAGATCAAGGACACCATGATCTGCGCCTACGCCGCCCACAAGGATGCCTGCCAGGGTGACTCCGGTGGCCCACTGGTGTCCGGCGACCGTCTCGTGGGTGTCGTCTCCTGGGGCTACGGATGCGGTGATGTCAGGTACCCCGGTGTCTACGCCGATGTTGCCCACTTCCACGAGTGGATCGAGAGGACCGCCGATGAGGTGTAA
- the LOC108022666 gene encoding trypsin alpha translates to MLKIVILLSAVVCALGGTVPEGLLPQLDGRIVGGSATTISSFPWQISLQRSGSHSCGGSIYSSNIIVTAAHCLQSVSASVLQVRAGSTYWSSGGVVSKVASFKNHEGYNANTMVNDIAVIRLSSSLSFSSSIKAIGLATYNPANGASAAVSGWGTQSSGSSSIPSQLQYVNVNIVSQSKCASSTYGYGSQIRNTMICAAASGKDACQGDSGGPLVSGGVLVGVVSWGYGCAYSNYPGVYADVAVLRSWVISTANSI, encoded by the coding sequence ATGCTGAAGATCGTGATCCTGTTGTCCGCCGTGGTCTGCGCCCTGGGAGGCACCGTTCCCGAGGGTCTCCTGCCCCAGTTGGACGGCCGCATTGTCGGCGGCTCGGCCACCACCATCAGCAGCTTCCCCTGGCAGATCTCCCTGCAGCGCAGTGGCAGCCACTCCTGCGGAGGCTCCATCTACTCCAGCAACATCATCGTGACCGCCGCCCACTGCCTGCAGTCCGTGTCCGCTTCCGTCCTGCAGGTTCGTGCTGGATCCACCTACTGGAGCTCCGGCGGAGTCGTCTCCAAGGTTGCCTCCTTCAAGAACCACGAGGGCTACAACGCCAACACCATGGTCAACGACATCGCCGTCATCCGTCTGAGCTCCTCCCTGAGCTTCAGCTCCAGCATCAAGGCCATCGGCCTGGCCACCTACAACCCGGCCAACGGAGCCAGCGCCGCCGTTTCCGGTTGGGGCACCCAGTCCTCCGGCTCCAGCTCCATCCCCTCGCAGCTGCAGTACGTCAACGTGAACATCGTCAGCCAGAGCAAGTGCGCCTCCTCCACCTACGGCTATGGTAGCCAGATCAGGAACACAATGATCTGCGCTGCTGCCAGCGGCAAGGATGCCTGCCAGGGTGACTCCGGCGGCCCCCTGGTCTCCGGTGGCGTCCTCGTTGGTGTCGTCTCCTGGGGATACGGTTGCGCCTACTCCAACTACCCCGGTGTCTACGCCGATGTTGCTGTGCTCCGCTCCTGGGTGATCAGCACTGCCAACAGCATTTAG
- the LOC108022158 gene encoding trypsin theta, which produces MHGLVVLLVCLAVGSAFAGTVGVSNADPFEREGRIVGGQDTTIRAHPYQVSLQTKSGSHFCGGSIIDAETIVTAAHCLQGRKAAKVFVRLGSTLYNEGGRLVAVRDLLYDADYSTKTMEYDVGILKLAEKVEETEDIRYIELAKETPPTGTTAVVTGWGSKCYFWCMTLPKTLQEVYVSIVDWKTCASTEYKYGEIIYDSMVCAYEKKKDACQGDSGGPLAVGNTLVGIVSWGYACASEGLPGVYTDVAAVREWILSSAETL; this is translated from the coding sequence ATGCACGGATTAGTGGTTCTTTTGGTTTGCCTGGCCGTGGGCTCCGCCTTTGCCGGCACCGTTGGCGTGTCCAACGCCGATCCCTTCGAGCGCGAGGGTCGCATTGTGGGCGGCCAGGATACTACGATCCGCGCCCATCCCTACCAGGTTTCGCTGCAGACCAAGAGTGGCTCCCACTTCTGCGGCGGCAGTATCATCGATGCGGAAACCATTGTAACTGCTGCCCATTGCCTGCAAGGAAGGAAGGCCGCCAAGGTGTTCGTGCGCCTGGGCTCCACGCTCTACAATGAAGGTGGAAGATTGGTGGCTGTGCGGGATTTGCTCTACGATGCGGACTACAGTACCAAGACCATGGAGTACGACGTGGGTATACTGAAGCTGGCGGAAAAGGTCGAGGAAACCGAAGACATTCGCTACATCGAACTGGCCAAGGAAACTCCGCCCACTGGAACAACGGCCGTGGTCACCGGCTGGGGCTCCAAGTGCTACTTCTGGTGCATGACCCTGCCCAAGACCTTGCAGGAGGTGTACGTCTCCATTGTGGACTGGAAGACCTGCGCGTCCACGGAGTACAAGTACGGCGAAATCATCTACGACAGCATGGTCTGTGCCTATGAGAAGAAGAAGGATGCCTGCCAGGGCGACTCTGGTGGTCCTCTGGCGGTTGGTAATACCCTGGTGGGTATCGTGTCCTGGGGATACGCCTGCGCCTCCGAGGGACTTCCTGGTGTCTACACCGATGTGGCGGCTGTGAGGGAGTGGATCCTGAGTTCCGCCGAAACTTTGTAG
- the LOC108022157 gene encoding trypsin eta: MNKVLLRICAVLLLLGISSVVAQPDGRIVGGADTSSYYTKYVVQLRRRSSPSSAYAQTCGGCILDNVTIATAAHCVYNREAENFLVVAGDDSRGGMNGVVVRVAKLIPHELYNASNTDNDIALVIVDPALPLATYDTMEPIEIASTQPAVGAQATVSGWGYTKENGLASNQLQQVNVPVVDSAKCQEAYYWRPISDGMLCAGVEAGGKDACQRDSGGPLVVANKLAGIVSWGEGCARPNYPGVYANVAYFKDWIAEQRASYATLN, translated from the coding sequence ATGAACAAAGTTCTGTTACGGATTTGTGCGGTACTGCTCCTGCTGGGCATTTCTTCCGTGGTGGCCCAGCCAGATGGAAGGATTGTTGGCGGTGCTGACACCTCCAGTTACTATACCAAATATGTGGTGCAGCTGCGCAGGCGCAGTTCCCCGAGTAGCGCCTATGCCCAAACCTGCGGCGGCTGCATCCTGGATAATGTGACCATAGCAACGGCAGCACATTGTGTCTACAATCGGGAGGCGGAAAACTTCCTGGTGGTAGCCGGAGACGATAGCCGTGGTGGCATGAATGGAGTGGTGGTGCGAGTTGCGAAGCTGATTCCCCACGAGCTCTACAACGCATCGAACACGGACAATGACATTGCCCTCGTGATCGTCGATCCTGCCCTTCCCTTGGCAACTTATGACACCATGGAGCCCATTGAAATTGCCTCGACTCAGCCGGCTGTGGGTGCCCAGGCCACTGTCAGTGGTTGGGGTTACACCAAGGAGAACGGCCTGGCCTCCAACCAGCTTCAGCAGGTTAATGTTCCAGTCGTGGATTCCGCAAAGTGCCAGGAGGCCTACTACTGGCGACCCATCAGCGATGGAATGCTTTGTGCCGGAGTTGAGGCAGGCGGCAAGGATGCCTGTCAGAGAGATTCCGGAGGACCTCTGGTTGTTGCCAATAAACTAGCGGGCATTGTTTCCTGGGGAGAGGGATGTGCGCGTCCCAACTATCCCGGAGTCTATGCAAATGTGGCCTACTTTAAGGACTGGATAGCCGAACAGAGAGCTTCTTATGCGACATTAAATTAG
- the LOC108023073 gene encoding trypsin zeta, with translation MSRSWLVCFSALLVCLVALTQALPLQEDQDEKSVPGGRIVGGYVTDIAQVPYQISLRYKGITTPQNAYRHRCGGSIVSSTEILTAAHCIIGTVASQYKVIAGSNYQTGTDGVITNVKDIYMHEEYFSGAAYNNDIAILVVDPPLPLNNFTIKAIKLASEQPLEGAVSKISGWGTTSPGGYSSNLLLAVDVPIVSHDDCNLDYENFGDETYYITPAMLCAGKRGVGGADACQGDSGGPLVVRDELHGVVSWGNSCALATHPGVYANVANLRPWIDAIRAIIAES, from the coding sequence ATGTCGCGCTCTTGGTTGGTCTGCTTTTCGGCCCTCCTCGTCTGCCTGGTGGCCCTGACGCAGGCTCTTCCCCTCCAGGAGGATCAGGACGAGAAGAGCGTGCCCGGCGGTCGCATTGTGGGTGGCTATGTGACGGACATTGCCCAGGTGCCGTACCAGATTTCCCTGCGCTACAAGGGCATTACCACGCCGCAGAACGCCTACCGTCATCGCTGCGGTGGTTCCATTGTGAGCTCAACTGAGATCCTGACAGCGGCGCACTGCATCATCGGCACGGTGGCCAGTCAATACAAGGTGATTGCCGGATCGAACTACCAAACTGGAACCGATGGCGTCATCACCAACGTCAAGGATATCTACATGCACGAGGAGTACTTCTCGGGAGCGGCCTACAACAACGATATCGCCATTCTGGTTGTGGATCCCCCACTGCCCCTCAACAACTTCACCATCAAGGCCATCAAGTTGGCCTCGGAACAACCGCTGGAGGGAGCGGTTAGCAAGATCAGCGGCTGGGGAACCACCTCCCCGGGTGGCTACTCCTCGAATCTTCTCCTTGCCGTCGATGTGCCCATTGTGAGTCACGACGATTGTAATCTGGACTATGAGAACTTTGGCGATGAGACCTATTACATCACTCCAGCCATGTTGTGCGCCGGCAAGCGGGGAGTCGGTGGTGCAGATGCCTGCCAGGGAGATTCCGGCGGACCCTTGGTGGTGCGTGATGAGCTCCATGGCGTTGTGTCCTGGGGCAACAGCTGCGCCCTGGCCACCCATCCCGGCGTCTATGCCAATGTGGCCAACCTGAGGCCCTGGATCGATGCCATTAGGGCCATTATAGCCGAATcctaa
- the LOC108022995 gene encoding trypsin eta produces MTRTMCIPLLLLAIGLSSISSIDALTQPEAMIINGTTVDIARHPYLVSLRYRRDEESSYKHECAGVIISEQALLTSAQCIVDLPEGTKLLAVAGANTRNGTDGFIYPVANWTHHPDYDPITVDNDIGVLLLDTPLNLTHFGISSIAIRPERPAVGRLATVAGWGYREEWGPSSYKLEQTDVPVVSLEQCIQIYGTGEVTERMICAGFVTQGGSDACQGDTGGPLVIDDQLVGLVSWGRGCARPNYPTVYCYVASFVDWIEETIAAAGAQ; encoded by the coding sequence ATGACCAGGACCATGTGCATCCCGCTACTGCTGCTGGCCATCGGGCTCTCCTCCATTTCATCCATCGATGCACTGACCCAACCGGAGGCCATGATAATAAATGGCACCACGGTGGACATAGCCCGTCATCCGTATCTGGTCTCCCTTCGGTATCGCCGGGATGAGGAGTCGAGCTACAAGCACGAGTGTGCCGGAGTCATCATCTCGGAGCAGGCTCTGCTCACCAGTGCCCAGTGCATTGTTGACTTGCCCGAGGGCACTAAGCTCCTGGCTGTCGCTGGAGCAAATACTCGCAATGGAACCGATGGATTTATTTATCCCGTTGCCAACTGGACCCACCATCCGGACTACGATCCCATCACAGTGGACAACGATATCGGGGTCCTACTGCTGGACACTCCCCTGAACCTCACGCACTTTGGAATCAGCTCAATTGCCATCCGTCCGGAGCGTCCGGCAGTGGGTCGTTTGGCCACCGTGGCCGGATGGGGATATCGGGAGGAGTGGGGTCCCTCCAGCTACAAACTGGAGCAGACGGACGTTCCGGTCGTAAGCTTGGAGCAGTGCATCCAGATCTATGGCACGGGTGAGGTCACCGAACGGATGATCTGCGCGGGCTTTGTGACCCAGGGCGGCAGTGATGCCTGCCAAGGGGACACCGGTGGACCCCTGGTCATCGATGACCAGCTGGTGGGTCTGGTGTCCTGGGGTCGCGGCTGCGCCCGACCCAACTACCCCACCGTCTACTGTTACGTGGCCAGTTTTGTGGATTGGATCGAGGAGACCATAGCCGCTGCCGGAGCGCAATAA
- the LOC108022994 gene encoding trypsin delta, protein MSRILVAFLLLGVSCSLADPIPRNDEAVIPQLDGRIVGGQDTNITHYPHQISMRYRGNHRCGGSIATPNIIISAAHCVNTLTGPANLTIVAGSSNIWFPTGPQQELAVREFIVHPKYRTLNNDYDAAILILDGEFEFNDAVQPIELAKERPEHDTPVTVTGWGTTSEGGTISDVLQEVSVNVVENTQCKSSYSIMLTSRMLCAGVTGGGKDACQGDSGGPLVYKNELLGIVSWGTGCAREKYPGVYCSVPDVRDWLEEALEANKDVGKIDFL, encoded by the coding sequence ATgtcacggattttggttgCGTTTCTGCTGCTCGGAGTGAGCTGCTCCCTGGCAGATCCCATTCCCCGGAATGACGAGGCTGTGATACCTCAGCTCGATGGACGCATTGTCGGCGGACAGGACACGAACATCACCCACTATCCGCATCAGATCTCGATGAGGTACAGGGGAAATCACCGATGCGGTGGCTCTATTGCCACCCCGAACATCATCATCAGTGCGGCCCACTGTGTGAACACCCTGACTGGTCCGGCAAACCTGACCATTGTGGCTGGCTCCTCGAACATCTGGTTCCCCACTGGTCCTCAGCAGGAGTTGGCTGTGCGTGAGTTCATCGTCCATCCGAAGTACCGCACCCTGAACAACGACTACGATGCGGCCATATTGATTCTGGATGGAGAGTTCGAGTTCAACGATGCCGTACAGCCCATTGAGCTGGCCAAGGAGCGTCCGGAACACGATACTCCCGTGACGGTGACCGGCTGGGGAACCACCAGCGAGGGTGGCACCATCTCCGACGTCCTCCAGGAGGTCAGCGTGAACGTGGTGGAGAACACGCAGTGCAAGAGCTCGTACTCCATCATGCTGACCAGTCGAATGCTCTGCGCCGGAGTCACCGGCGGCGGTAAGGATGCCTGTCAGGGAGATTCCGGTGGCCCGCTGGTCTACAAGAACGAACTGCTGGGCATTGTCTCCTGGGGAACGGGCTGCGCCCGGGAGAAGTACCCCGGAGTCTATTGCTCCGTTCCGGATGTTCGCGATTGGCTGGAGGAGGCCCTAGAGGCCAACAAGGATGTGGGCAAAATTGACTTCCTGTAA